The Euphorbia lathyris chromosome 3, ddEupLath1.1, whole genome shotgun sequence genome contains a region encoding:
- the LOC136221809 gene encoding ribosome-inactivating protein gelonin-like, with amino-acid sequence MEGNMNVWMVAMAAWLCWSSVAIESTRICSDHQTTPDNQYPNDLTFFVDDPTAETYSKFLKNLRVKLTCETLDQHQLPVLCTKAQAQGQLYATVVLTYNGVPLTLALDVVNLNLVAYKSKTKSYFFSNTEDLKDQLFQGTEQVVMEYSNSYKSLDSREAVNLGMSALRTAVEALSNYDESMIKTSLITVIGMVSEAARLKVIENAVTRAFTTDVKPNSKIISYEDKWEELSKNIQRATRGKFPSAVTLKDEHDVSIRVTSVGQVQGNIGILKHYNVIEGYAVA; translated from the coding sequence ATGGAAGGAAATATGAATGTGTGGATGGTAGCAATGGCAGCATGGTTGTGTTGGAGTAGTGTCGCAATTGAATCAACCAGAATTTGCTCTGATCATCAGACCACACCGGACAATCAATATCCGAACGATCTCACATTTTTCGTGGATGATCCCACTGCTGAAACCTACTCAAAATTCTTGAAAAATCTTCGAGTAAAGTTGACATGTGAAACACTTGATCAGCATCAGTTACCAGTTCTATGTACTAAAGCCCAAGCACAAGGACAACTTTATGCCACCGTTGTTCTAACCTACAACGGTGTTCCTCTCACTCTTGCATTAGATGTTGTCAATTTGAATCTTGTGGCTTATAAATCCAAAACCAAATCCTATTTCTTTTCTAATACCGAGGATTTGAAGGACCAACTTTTCCAAGGAACAGAACAAGTAGTAATGGAGTACTCGAATTCTTATAAATCTTTAGACAGTAGAGAGGCTGTGAACTTGGGAATGTCTGCGCTACGGACTGCAGTCGAAGCTCTAAGTAACTATGACGAATCCATGATTAAAACGAGCCTTATAACTGTAATTGGAATGGTATCAGAGGCGGCCAGACTCAAGGTTATTGAGAATGCTGTGACTAGAGCTTTTACTACGGATGTTAAGCCAAATAGCAAGATAATTAGCTACGAGGATAAGTGGGAAGAACTGTCGAAGAATATACAACGAGCTACTCGGGGAAAGTTTCCGTCGGCAGTTACATTGAAGGATGAGCATGATGTTAGTATCAGGGTGACCAGtgttggacaagttcaaggaaACATCGGAATCTTGAAGCATTATAATGTAATTGAAGGATATGCAGTTGCTTAA